The Candidatus Limnocylindrales bacterium genome includes the window ACACGCGCCAGGATAAGGCTTAGCTGAACCTCCTGCGTGTCCCTGGTTGCAGAAAAGATGTTTGTCGAAACTAGAGGTTAACCCAGAAGAGTAGGGGCGTACGGCCGTACGCCCCTACTTTTTACTTATAAAACTTGCCAAAAAATAAAGTTGCTTTATACTTTATAACTTATAAAGGAAAGAGATGTATCCAAATTTCTTTTAGTACATCCTGATCGTGATCTTTTATAACCTGTTATAAGTTGAATGTATGATAATTAAATGTTGACAAATTAAAACGCGGAGGAAAAATTGAGGAAAACTTGATCCTGACGGTTTATCCACATAAGTCATACCCATGATACAAAAGCTCTTTCTCATCATTCTTCTACTTATCCCGGGTGGAGTTTTAAGTGCCTCAGAGGAAGGCCCGGGCAGTCGAACCGAACAGCTAGAACAACAGCGTCTTCAAAAGCTTCAAAAAATCGAGCCTTATCGTCAGACAGGATTGGAAAGGGATTTCCTTTGGGTAGAACAAAATCTCGACAAACTCTTACATCTTAACTACAAAGGATTCTACCCTCAAGCCGGAAGTATTAGTACAGGATCTGGTATCTCCCTGGGGGTTCGTTATTGGAAACCCGATTTGGGCGATTCATCCCTTGACCTTCAACTCTCGGCAGCTGGCTCATTGCATGGTTATCAAGAATATGCCTTTCAATTTGGAAAGATTCCACAAGCGGAGCCCGGACTTCTTTTGGAGTCTATTCGCTCCGAGCGTATCTACCAATTGGGAGATATTCCGATAAAACAACGAGGTTCCTTTTATTACGTGGACCTTCGTTATCGGGATTTTCCCCAAGAGGACTTTTTCGGTATTGGGCCCCAATCCAGAGAAGAAGATCGGTCGAATTTCAGGCTCAAGAACACTTCCTATGATGCCGTTATAGGATATAGATTTTCTCGATGGCTTCGAGTAGGGACCCGGTTAGGGTTTCAACAATTCGATATCGGTGGCGGGACCGATGATCGTTTTCCGGATACCCAGGCTTTATTCAACGAGACTTCGGCGCCGGGATTGACAGAGCAACCAGATTTTTTTCTCTTGAGACCCTTTGTACTCTTTGATTACCGGGATGTATCCGGGAATCCTCATAAAGGGGGTTTGGTAGGTTTTTCATTTACTCGATTTGATGATGTGGATAAAAGTCAATTTGACTTTAACCGTTTTATCTTCGAAACCCGGCAATTCCTGCCATTATTTTCAAGATCCCAGATACTGGCTTTACGTTTCTTCACGTCCTTGAGCGATGCGGACAAGGGGAGCCAGGTTCCCTTCTATCTTCAAGAAACGCTCGGTGGAGGTGATACGCTTCGGGGTTTTGCTACCTTCCGATTTCAAGATAACGACCTGTTGTACCTTTCGGCAGAATATCGCTTTGAGGCTGCCTCAGCTTTAGAACTTGCCCTCTTTTATGATACGGGAAAAGTCTTTCCCGACCGTTCAGATTTTAATTTCAAGGACTTAGAGAACAGCTACGGTTTTGGAATCAGAATTAAGGCCCCTTCGGCAGTCATCTTCAGATTTGATGTAGGTCATAGCGGCGAGGGCACTGAGTTTCATTTTAAATTCGGATCGTCGTTCTAAACTCTTAGAATGTTTTAGATCACCTCACAAAGGAAAATGAGGTGACTTCAGACTTTTGTATGGATAACCATGGTAAAGAATACAAAGAATAAAAAATGGTTCGAACGACCTTTCAAGGTCATCAGTTTGATATTATTGTTGGGTACCATGGGCCATCCGTGGGCCATCGCTAAAAGTCAGAACCAACCGGCCACATATCTTTCCCCTCAGCTCAAGGGAGACAGGCAACCTTCAACAACCGATAAAGGCCCAAAATTCTTACCGGATGATCCCATCTGGGTAGATCCCGATCGATTTTCCATCCCTAAGCCCCGGCAAATTGAGTTAAGCCAGGTCTATGACTTCCTGGAGAACACCTTTGCAGACCCAGGGGGTAGCTTTAACCGGCGGGCTCAAAATATTAATACCTTGGGAGAGGTCCCTGATTCCAGTTGGTTTACCAACCGAATTGGACTTCATCCCATGACCGTGGAGCAATTGGTTCGGGGTCCCAACCGGGGGGATGGACCTGACAGGTCGCAACCCTGGACGATTATTAAAGCTAAATCCGAAGGAATTACACCCGGGTTTGTAATCCGAGATGGACGAGGAGATATCTACTTTATCAAGTTCGATCCTTTACAATATCCCCAGATGGCAACCTCTACCGAGGTAATCAGCACCAAGTTTTTCTATGCCTTTGGATATAACGTGCCCGAAAACTATCTGGCCTTTCTGCAACCAGATCAACTTCAAATCGATCCCGAAGCCGTGGTTACCGGGGAAGATGGCAAGAAAAGAAAGATGACCCTGGAGGATGTCGTAGAGCTTCTCAAGAAGGTTCCTAAACGTCCAGATGGAACCATTCAAGTTGTTGCAAGCCTTAAACTTCCTGGAGAGCCGTTAGGGCCTTTTAAATATTATGGAACACGAAGTGATGACCCCAACGATATTTTCCCCCATGAAGATCGGCGCGAGTTACGGGGACTACGCGTCTTTGCTGCCTGGTTGAATCACAACGACTCCCGCAGTATTAACTCTCTGGATATGTACGTCACCGAGGAAGGACGGAGTTATGTTAAACATTACCTCATCGATTTTGGCGCCACGCTGGGTAGTGCCTCTGTAAAACCCAATGCACGTCGTGAAGGTTTTGCCTATCTCCTGGAATGGGACCCTATATGGAAGTCTGCTTTGACGTTAGGATTTAAAGGTCGTCCCTGGCAGCATATCAAATATCCCAATTATCCCGAGATAGGAAGATTCGAATCTTCCTTCTTCAGACCGGAGAGTTGGAAACCCAACTATCCCAATCCTGCATTCATTCGGATGCAGAACGAAGATGCCTTTTGGGCAACCCGTACCGTCATGCATTTCAATGATGAAGCCATCCGGGCCATTGTGAAAACCGGACAAATCTCCAATCCAGAAGCCGAGAACTACCTGATTGAAACCCTCCTTCGAAGAAGAGATAAGATTATTCAGTACTACTTGAGTCAGATTAATCCCCTGGATGATTTT containing:
- a CDS encoding BamA/TamA family outer membrane protein, coding for MIQKLFLIILLLIPGGVLSASEEGPGSRTEQLEQQRLQKLQKIEPYRQTGLERDFLWVEQNLDKLLHLNYKGFYPQAGSISTGSGISLGVRYWKPDLGDSSLDLQLSAAGSLHGYQEYAFQFGKIPQAEPGLLLESIRSERIYQLGDIPIKQRGSFYYVDLRYRDFPQEDFFGIGPQSREEDRSNFRLKNTSYDAVIGYRFSRWLRVGTRLGFQQFDIGGGTDDRFPDTQALFNETSAPGLTEQPDFFLLRPFVLFDYRDVSGNPHKGGLVGFSFTRFDDVDKSQFDFNRFIFETRQFLPLFSRSQILALRFFTSLSDADKGSQVPFYLQETLGGGDTLRGFATFRFQDNDLLYLSAEYRFEAASALELALFYDTGKVFPDRSDFNFKDLENSYGFGIRIKAPSAVIFRFDVGHSGEGTEFHFKFGSSF